The Stegostoma tigrinum isolate sSteTig4 chromosome 9, sSteTig4.hap1, whole genome shotgun sequence genome segment TGAATGAGCAAAACACACTGGGCCACTGTCTCTCCTTCTCCTCAGATCGCTGCACCTTCTTCCTGTTTCAGGTAATAATCCAGTGCTCCCCAGTGCACCCTCATATTTCccctacccccatctccccctcacacacagacacacacacacacagaagcacacaaccatacacactgtctctcacacacacacagtctcacactgtctctgtctcactcacacacacacacacagacagaagcaCACGaacagtcacacacaaacacacacggaattattgctggactgttaatccagacatccaggtaacatcctgtggaccctgggttcgaatccagacATGGCAGATAGTCGAACTTGAATTCATGAATttcggaattaagaatctaatgatgactatgaatccactgctgattgttggggaaaaagccacctggttcactaatgtcctttagggaaggacactgcctacatgtgactccagactcacagcaatgtggtggattCTTAACttacctctgggcaattaggaatgggcaatatatgttgcccagccagtgatgcccttattgCATGAAtgcataaaggaaaaaaaaattatctctcAGACACTTTGTCTCCCTCTCACTCGGGCACATACAATCCTTCCTTTAATGGAAACAGATGCTCCTGACCTACTCAGCCcaggcccctcataattttgaatattcGACGGAACATCCTCTCACCTTCTCTGCTAGAAGGGAAACAGCCCCACAGTCTCCAAGTAATCACCATCACCGAGGTTCCTTAACCCGCGAAGCATTCCCACCAATCTCCCCAACATCTTCACACAACACAAAGGGTACAGACCTGGAACTGGACAGAACTGTAGATGTTTTTCCAGCAGAAAAGGGCATGGTGGCAGTGAAGAGCGGGCACCACAGGATTCACTGCCAGGGCCCAGCAATTCACAATATGtgttaatgattttgatgaaggaaACTAAATgacatatctccaaatttgcacatgacacaaaactgcatgggagggtgagctgtgaggagatgTAGAGATGCtgcaatgtagataaatgtgtaGCAGATAGAATCATTGAGACGTATAGCAtagtaacagacccttcagtctaactcgtccgCCAGATATcataaactaatctagtcccatttgctagcaatTGGCTTAtcttcctctaaactcttcctattcatgtacccaccgaaataccttttaaatattgtaattgcaccaggCTCCACCATTTCCTATGGCAGCTCATCCCaagcacgcaccaccctctgcatgaaaaagttgcctctttgtttcctttaaatctttcccctctcaccttaaacctataccatcTAGTTTTGGCCTCCTCTAGCCTGAGagaaagaccttggttattcaccgtacgtatacccctcatgattttacaaacctctgtaaggtcacccctcagcctccattgctccagggaagatagccccaacctattcagtctctccctacaggTCAAACCTCCCAACCCTgtcaagatccttgtaaatcttttctgaaccctttcaagtttcacagcatccttccaatagcagggagacaaaaGTTGTCCACGGTATTCCAATAGTTGCttaaccaatgtcccatacagccacaatatgacctcccaacttctatactcaatgcactggccaataaaggcaaaagtgtcaaatgctttcttcatcaccctgtctacctgtgaatccactttcagggaactatgcacctgcactcttAGGTCCCTCTGTTTGCAACAATAgtgtagaaaaatgtgaagttatccactttggtagcaaagaTTGGAAGGATGATTATTATTTTAGTGAGAATAAATTGAGAGAAGAGAACGATCATTAAGACTTAGGTGtacttgtgcaccagtcactgaatgaaaGTGTGCACGTGCAGCAGGCAATAAAGAAGGTACAACatatgttggtcttcacagtgggagtGTTTGAGTATACcaacagggatgtcttgctgatATTAGACAGGAcagtggtgagaccacacctggaaccttttgaccagttttggtctccttaactgAGGAGGGATGTTCTtgctgcagacggagcacagcaaATGTTGACCTGAtcgattcctggaatggcaggactaacaCATCAGAAGAGATTGAGTCAACTGAAATTGGATTCACTGGAGGTTAGGAGATTGAGGGAGAATTTACAGAAACCTGtataattctaacaggattagacaggttagatgcaagaaggatggcgggggagtccagaaccagcagCCATAGTTTCAAGGTTTGGGGGAAACcattttaggactgaaatgaggggCAATaccttcacccagacagtggtgagcctgtgaaatatATTACTACAaatatagctcttgtggctaaaggtatcaagggctggggagagggtggggataaGGGTACTAAGcccgatgatcagccatgattatactgaatggtgatgcaggcacgaggtgttgaatggcctactcctgcctctatcttctatgtttcaatgtatCCATGTTTTGTTGTTTCCATGTATTTATTTTTGATGATCCTTTATTTCTATCTCTCTAAATTTGTATGTATCAATGATTCTGTTTCAATGTATACATCTATGTAACCATGTTTTCTATGTATCCATGTATCTACTTATATCTGTTTCAATGTATCTATGTTTCCACGTTTCCATGTATCTCTGTTTCAGTGCTACATAAATGCCTTTGATATGAAGAAGAAGAAACATGCTTAACACAATCTCTCTGCCATATGGGTCCAGGCAAGCAAAGAGTTGTCTGGGGCCTGGAATGGGCATCAGGGCCTTTGCATGGGTGAGGTGACCTATCTGGTGCTCTATTGTAAGACTGGGATGCCCTGAGTTAACCAGTCTTTGCAGTGGTGAGGGAAAGTGCTGCGAAAAGCCCCCAAAGGGCAGTTGTTATCGACCACTGCTTTCAGTAATTTAGAAGGTAAGTTTTAAAAATACACTTCACTGAAGGTGGAACTGGGAGGTGTGCTTGGCCAATCTTTAACATTACCACACCTGCACTAAAACCCATTACGGACTGTCCCTCTCATCCATTCCTACCCATTCCCCCTCAGTGATCCAGCGGTGATCACTGTAACCAGTGACTCAAACATGTTGGTTCCAGAGGTCACCCAGGCATACATAGAACATGACTTTAATAGATGACACTAGAAATGTGCTCTCAATTGCGAttcaggtctgtgtgtgtgtgtgtgtgtgtgtgtgtgtgtgtgcgtgtgcgtgcgctcACGTGAGAAacagtatgtgagtgagtgtgtgagaaacagtatgtgagtgagtgtgtgtgtgagagagagaaaccgagtatgtgagtgagtgagtttgtgtgtgtgtgagagagagagagcaagtgtgtatgtgtgtgagcacgtgtatgtgagagagagcaagagtgcatgtgtgtgtgtgactgagagccaatgtgtgtgtgtttgtgtatgtgagagtgagagagagagagagagagagagaatgtacatgtgggtgagagggggtgtaTGCGACaaggtgtgtgtgaaagacagttAGTGCTGTGGGTGGCGGAATGTTGAAATGAGTTGACTAAATGAATACCGAGTGAAGGTGGCTCAATTTAAGCTCAGAAATAGATCAACCACATTGAAATGGGATGGGTTTTATATACATTTATTTCAAAAAAGGACAGAAAAGAGCAAGGTGAGTAGAACAGTCACTTTGAAGTTTCAGCTTAAGCATAATGGACAGTATGGCCTGCTGTTTCAATGACCTACTTCAGTTGCTATGTTCATCTGCAGCTGATCTACCTGGTTATTATTCCATAATCACATCTCTTTTCACTCTGattaagaaatattttaaatgaagGTTACATATAACTGGCAATATCTGAAAGGTTAGGTTCCTGCAGTTTGGGAAGCATAATTCTCACACCCTCGATGACCTTGTGGATCTGTGAGCCAGTCATCAGGAGCTCAGTCCCTGGGCCTTGCAGCTGAGCTTGTGCACAGGTCTCTCTTACAAATGGGATCAGGGGAACCATGCTGTACATGTGCTGGGCCTGAGCCTTCAATGCACTCACTCGCCCATGTAGAGCTGACAGGTGCTGGTGGCAGCGCTTGAGTTTACATTGCACATTGGCCAATGCACCACGGGATCTTTTGATCTTTAGTAACTCTGCCTTCACCACACTCAGGCTCTCTGCTGTCTCTTCCCTTTTCTTCTCCAACTCTGGGAACtgactgttgagtttctccatttCCTCTTCATCCTTTGTGATGTTTGCTTTCACATGAGAGAGATCCTCCAAAGCTATGTCCACTTCAGACTTCCTGTACAGTCGctccttctcaaaggcaactgccATTGGGATCCCTGGAGGGAAAATCAAAGACATAACCCTCAGGATAATGTGACAGACAAGTTCTCCACTGTAAAATGCCCAACACTGTCCCTCTTACCCATCCCAACCAGCACCTTCTAACCCCAGTGAGACTCAATCAATAAATTTCTACTCAAAACTGACAATGCACTCTGATGTATCACACATTTCCAAACCCAGAAGTTCTTCAAAAGCTCAGGGAGGACCTGATCAATCCCATCAAAAGCTTATCAGTTCTGTCTGTGTTGAATTCCACAAGAACCCCACATAACATGAAATTTAAGAATCTTGAACTGGTCTATAAGTTCTTCTCTGTGTTTTGAACATATATGCTTATGGACTGTGAGATTGCATGTGGTAAtgactttaaaaaaatctatttttgtgATGTTAATCATCGGGTAAATATGAGCCAGTACACCAGGATGATCATCCGGAATAGTTTGTGAACAAGTCCCATGGGGCCTCCTGTACATATACCCCCTTACATAGTGAAACATTACAGGGTGCTTCATCACAGGAGAGGCCTAACGTCAAACCACATTGGGAGGAATAAGATCAAAggttttgtcatttttagaagAGTCATTTGACTCAAAATATTAAGACTTCTCTGgagacagatgctgccagtcctgctgggTTTCTGAACACATTAAaaataggttttaaggagtaCTTTAAGGATGGTTAAAGATAGCAAGGTGGAGAGGTCTAGGGGGGactttgagaaagtaacaaggGAATTGATAAAGGTGGACCAGTAGACGTaatatacttggatttccaaaagtcaTTTGTCAAATTACCACACGTTATGCTGTGTAATAAGATATAGCCCATGGTGTTGAGGGTAGTATATTTGATAGGGGATTGGCTAATGaatagaagagagagagatgaggtaAAAGGGGTTTTTCAAGAtgacaacctgtaactagtggagtgccacagggattaaTGCTCGGATCACCATTATTTATAATATACATCAATGACTTGGCTGAGGAAAGGGAATATATTGTAGCCCAGTTTATAagagacacaaaaataggtgggatagCAAGGTTTAATTTCTCCTCGAAGTTGCATGGCTCTGATATTCCAAGCAAAGCCTTAGCATCAGCAAATCAACCATGGGATTGACTGGCAgttccagaagttgctgtcacAG includes the following:
- the LOC125454989 gene encoding uncharacterized protein LOC125454989, with the translated sequence MEDCERDCKEAIYPPFLRGVSSILSLLELTVSAGTGDLSEADSKQFKIEIESAQREILSAEEAASRIVDGIDTSCEKLMVQHGKLSTEQKELQKCLKCTQDQLAEVQDQRKRIEVQLQAAAVSLKQMEQTLKGSRAKKGEKQTGRDIGIGLSFVIPCIGIPMAVAFEKERLYRKSEVDIALEDLSHVKANITKDEEEMEKLNSQFPELEKKREETAESLSVVKAELLKIKRSRGALANVQCKLKRCHQHLSALHGRVSALKAQAQHMYSMVPLIPFVRETCAQAQLQGPGTELLMTGSQIHKVIEGVRIMLPKLQEPNLSDIASYM